GGGTTTGAAGCTACTCCTGCCATGGGTTAAGTATGTATATGGACCCTGGTGCACCTTGATCTACCCCATTTTGAAACTGGAGTAGATTAAAACGCTCTGGGGCAgtgtgtggcagcagggtccacatggatacttagtgtgcagcaggctagcatgttgTTAATCAAACTTTTAGACACTCCAGGTAAAGTCTACAGGATAAACAATGCAGAGGGTTTTGCCAGCTGATCTTGCAACACTAGATGAGATCCTCTGGGGGGACAGCATTTGTTATCCAAGGTGATAATGCAGCACAAATAAGGCACTAACATGCAAAGTTAGGTTAATTTTAACTTCTGTTAGATTTCCCCTAATCAAatatttctgtttctgttttttctCAAACACAAACAAAGGGAGTAGGAAAGAATGCTCAAGCTTTAAAGTGGAGGGTGTTtagacatctttttaaaaaaacaaacggACTGGTGATGCAGCTGTTCTATGCTAGATTTCCGCAATGTATTTTGCTGTTCTGAATATTGACTGTACACAAACTTTTTACAGATTGTTTTACCAACACTTGCTGCAGCCATCCACTAAGCACCCCACTAGAACTGGAAGAAAATAATGCCCATGGTGTTCGGAGAGCAGCACAGAGGCGATTAAGAGCAGAGTTAGGAATTCCTCTGGAACAGGTAACAGTGTGTCGCTACAGATTAATAATTTACCTGAAGAAAAATTGTTGAACAGTAAACTTTTGAATTTGGCACAAAGTAACTACCTGCTAGGATTTGTAATCAAAAGCTTACACTGAAGAGGAATTAAACTGTTTAATCTTGTAGGTCCAGTTGCTTAGGGAATAGATGTAAATATTGGTGAGTCAACTGGCACAAGTGTCTTCCAGATTCTAAAAGTCTTGTCCAACTGCCTACTAAAGGATCCTGGAAGGCAGCGCATAAAGTAGAGACATAAGATTCCAAATACAGTGTTAAAATCAAAATTATTTACAAGAATCTGAAATAAATATTGCCATCTATTGTAAGTTACTGTAAATTAACAGTCATTGCCAAGAAACCCAACTGACTGTTAGCTGCCTTTGGTGTGTTTTATATTCTACAATGAACACAAGTTTGTGAGGTACTTGTTGAAAAAtatcctgttctctctctctcccataaCTGGACCCAAATACTTTAATCCTTGATACAGTACCAGAGCAATAAAATAAATtgttcgcaaaaaaaaaaaaggatccttCAAGAGTACTTCTTCCTTCAACCTAAATATAAGGCAAAGAATAAATAACATTGTGCAAAGTAAGACTTCGTTTCAGTTTAAATCCTCTGTTTACTAACATGGGAAAGGACATTTAATCACCAGCCTTAAAAAGTTGGACAACAATAttacaatgattttaaaaatacaaattggCAATGAGGGGTACCTAGTCTGTACCTAGTCAATTATGAAAGTTGAAAGGGGTAACAAGTAGGATACCTGCCCGAGTCCCCTGGCAGTGTTGAGTTTTTTTTATAATTACttcactatttaaaaaatgtttcttctgTTTCCATGTAGAAAAACCCACACAAAACCAGAAAGCATACTGGTGTATAGGGAAACAATGAAGCCAACTCAACAGGAGTACTGTCACATGCACCAAGTTGgacaaaaagtgttttttttccctctgtgtaTTAAAAATAAGCTTCAAACTTTTTTCCAGACCAAAAATGTATGTTGGAGTGTCTTTTAAACTGACAGTGTCCCTTCAGAAAGGTGATGCATAACGGTCTTGTTTTTTCCACTTccaaaatatattaattaaaatatcttGCCTGTATCTCCCTATCTCTTACTGCTGATTAGTTAATTAAGGATTTTGGTTTTAGGTAACTCCAGAAGAAATCTCCTATCTAACACGAATTCACTACAAGGCCCGCTCTGATGGGATCTGGGGAGAACATGAAATTGATTACATCTTGTTTGTGCGGAAGAATGTAACACTGAATCCTGATCCGAATGAGATCAAAAGCTACTGTTACGTGACACAGGAAGAACTAAAACAACTCTTGGAAAAAGcatcaaaaaatgaaatcaagatTACTCCATGGTTCAAATTAATTGCagagacttttctttttaaatggtggGATAACCTACATAATTTAAATAGATTTGTGGatcatgaaaaaatacacagaaTGTAAAAAGCTCTAAGTGAATGTAGTGGTGAGGGATAACAGTGGGATGCTGTCTTAATAGCAGTAAGGTAACTTTTAATTCTTAAGGTTTTGAATACTGACAAAAATGGTACATCAGCAGTACCTATTGTAGGAATGTCTGTTCCTATGCATAGTGATGTTGTGGCAGTTGGGctgggttttttgtgtttttttgacGGGGCAGGCAAGGCTGTTGGGTTGTGGGTTTTTGTGTTAATTTACAGTTGAACAACAGTGCTGGCCTGACAGCATGGGTAACTTAAGTCATCTTTTCAGAGCAGGCAAGCTGTGGTGTTACCCAAGTACTGAAAAAAGTTTTGAGTGTAAAGCCAACCTTGATGACTATAAGTAAGTAACAGTAGGTATAGTATGAACTTGTTTGGGGCTTAATGAATACTAAGATAGAAAGCCTGTTTAGAAAAGAAATTGTAAACCTTTATTTTGAGGGGCACTGAAATACATTTAATGAGGCTTATCAGATAAACAAATAAGCAACAGCAAAGTAAGCTTCCCTGCATTGCCTTTCCATGCAGTGCCTATAACCTGACTGGGAGTGATGCTCTCTAATGCATGGAGGATAATCCAGTCTCTAACTACAGTTagttcaaagaaaaggagtacttgtagcaccttggagtctaacaaatttatttgagcataagctttcgtgagctacagctcacttcatcggatgcacgtagctcacgaaagcttatgctcaaataaatgtgttagtctctaaggtgccccaagtactccttttctttttgtgaatagactaacatggctgctactctgaaacctccattCAGTTCAGTCTCCACTGTGACGGTAGATATGTGCCACTTCTGATGTAGACACCCAGCCACTTACAATTAATCTGACACATCTTCCAAACTCAGTTTATGGAGGCAGATAGGCTAAAGGAATTTTGTCAACGTGTATTTATACTAGTTCAAGGACACCGTTTAACTAGcatcttttataaaaaaaactatGGCTTGTTGATTCCTCTGTTGCCTTTAAGATTTTTCATCAAGGAAAAAACTGATTTACTAGGGAAATgccatcaaatgcacaaagtaaacaaatcaAACTTCACAACTATGTCAGTCTCAGTAATACTTTAAATTCTCATTAcaacttctgaaaatgtaagtTACACAAACGCATGGGTATGTAACATGAAAATCACCTGGAGTGACTGGTTCCTCTGCTCTTTTGTATAAGTTTCAAGTAGAATACAAATATCACTGAAGACTTCCACTAAGTTTAATATTTTATTGGTATTCTAAagcagaaaatggaatttcaacTTAGATGTTTTCATATAGGGCAACTACAATGGAAATCTGTTTGTTCTTGCCTAAAAAAAGTGAATGACAAGGCTGTTAACTGCAGTCCTTAAAAGGACATTTAGGATCACAGAAAGAAGTGCAGCTTAACCATTGTTAGAATGCAAATATAAGAACCGTGGTAATTCACTAAGTTCTCTGAACTTAAATGCACTTAAAATTATTATTGGTGGTGTGATGGGAGTCTTGTACAGTGAAAGACAGTAAAACTGGGTTGTGGGTTCTCCATTAGAATCAGAAAGCAGTATTACCTTTAACTAAACCTTTCAAGAAAAAGGTAACACCTTGTGACCCCATGACATCTTCCCCCTTATCTTTAGTCGAGCAGCCTTGAAGTGTTGTAGAGGATTAGGTAGCATCATTTCTAAAATTCCTCTGATGACAAAAATAAACATTGTCCTCTACATGAGCCTTTGAGAGTAGTTGTGTTTTGGGTCAAGCCACCATTGGCACTGTTCTTCACTTCTAATTTTAGGCAACTGTTTTCCTGGTTCTTTagtttcctccctttcccccttcaATTTACATTGTGGGCACCAAAATGGAACTGCAACCCCCCTGAAATTGAGCCTACAGTTCATACAAGCAGATCATGGTGGAATATCAAAACACTTATGATTTGAATTATTGAGAGGTTCAAAGGAGAGCTGTTTTGGCTGATACTGTACACTAAAATAGAGCCTGCTCTGCTCAAGTTAGGTAACAATCTGAGCAGATAGTGAAATTAAGCCAAACATTTACCCTGAAGGCCTGCCTTTAAATATGTAGTACATGTTCCTGTAAAGATGTGTATATTAAAAGCATATGAACTAAAATATTGTTTATTCAGACCAAAACTAGAAGATAAGCTTTTTTGCTCAGTGGGATCTGAATTGAGACAACTTAAGTGTAAGAGCTCTAATAGCATTGAGAACTGAACGTTAAATTCTGCCTTCTGTAAAATCCATTCTGCTTCAATGAAGTCAGTGTAATTGTAGGAgcataagaaaataaaatttcacgAGTTATCCCTATGTCTTTTCTCTCTCGGACCCTGACAGTCACATTGGGTAAAACTGCTGGCAACCACTCCAGGAGAAAAAGTAGTGACAGTATGCAATTGCCAGTTACACTACCCAATCTGAAGTTTTGCCAAAGCATTGGCAAGACGACAAATTCCCAAGACAACCACTAATCTTAACACAGGTCAgtgcttttgttacaaaaacagcttaaatgcttttttatataaacaaaactAAACTCAATTTACAATAACCTGCACTTCTAGGGAAGTACTATATTAACATAGCCGCCAAAAAATCTGTTGCTTTTCAGAAATGAAGGGAATATGTTTAACGCACAACTTGTCTCACTAACATTAAaaaatggggaagaaattcaACAGTACAAACCACCACAACTAGTGCTTCACTACTGTATTGTCAGTGAAAGCTAATCATGTTCTTTAACATTAAAACAGGAACTGAAGTATCAGTGGAGAGGACATCTGCTGAAATTGCATTTGTGTACATCTAGAGACATTTCACTGAATACCCCCTTAAACTAAAGAAATATTTCACTAAAACTGTCCTATTAACTGCTTTTGAAGATATTACACAAAGTCTGATTATCAGAATGAAACCAAAGATGGGGAAGACCATTCTACTCCATAGTAGAGGGATGTTACAATAAACTAACTATAAAAACAGTTCAATAATGGAAAGTGCATGCTGCTTACTCGATTCATTAaacaaatagattaaaaaaatacatcccACTCATGCAACAGAGTTCCCACCCAATTCAAATGAAGGGATGAAAGGCACTGCCAACTACTTAAAGACAAGATTATCTCTTTGGCATAAAAAATAGATTCAGCAATTGGGAGAGTACATCTTGTCTGGAACAAATACTGAAAGCCAAAGACCAAAGTTTCAACATGTCAAAGAAAAGTACTATAGCTAAATTTGCCCTGATTTTGGCCAAGGTGTAAAAGGCAAAGTTCTAGTCTCCCCTTTCTAAACATTATACTCTTGCAAGTTTTAAattattatacacattttaaTCAAATTCTTATGCCAAAATATTTCCTTATACTAGTGCTGGAGGTTTTAACATCCACATTTTTCTTTATACTATACATAATGAGGCTACCATGTGTGTTAGGGGATGTGGCAGGGAAGACGGGCTTGGTTGTCAGACAGAGATAGCCAGTATCACTCAGCCCTTCTGACCATCAACAGTTTTCCCAGTGCCAGAAGAAATTATACTTGCTATTTTATTTTAGGGTTGTAGAGAATTAGTGCTGTGCTCCTCTATAGTTTGGAAAGTCTAAGCACACACTCCCCAACACGAAGTCTTTTATGGTTTGTTTTACCTCTATTACTGCAAAAagtaactcattttaaaaaaatacttctaTGTTGCagtgtaaattaaattaaatgcccTAACCCAATGGATGAAACAAGCTCCTTCTGAGCTGAGAACAAAGATAACACAGCCTATTGATTTACTAAAGAACATATACTCTTGCCTATTTTTCATTTATAACAGGTCATATGCAAATTAGGTTCAGAAACAAGCAAATGTTtcaatcatgattaaaaaaaatgtaagtgcTCTAAagcactggatttttttaaaatttaagataCTATTAAAGTCTCCAGCTTTGCATGTGCTGAATAAGTATGTAATCTTATATAACAAGCTATTTGTAATACTGTGCATGTGGCATAATGCTAAATATTACTGTTATTTTGTTATTGGCAATGTATTTTTTGGAACCACTGGGATGTAAAATATCCTTAAGGCCGTTCTAACTGGCCATGCTAATGTAAAGTTTCTCGTTATGGTTACAGTTCTTATGACAACATCCCAAGTCCATTTGGGTTTAATACCCTCAACTTCTGTAGTCATTCAGA
The Natator depressus isolate rNatDep1 chromosome 2, rNatDep2.hap1, whole genome shotgun sequence DNA segment above includes these coding regions:
- the IDI1 gene encoding isopentenyl-diphosphate Delta-isomerase 1 isoform X1, whose translation is MWRALCGFVAAVGGRGAARSHASRLPAGSLLGQEARADSPAGRKRSTTAMPEVNTDNLDEQQVQLLAEMCILIDENDKKIGADTKKNCHLNENIDKGLLHRAFSVFLFNTEDKLLLQQRSDAKITFPDCFTNTCCSHPLSTPLELEENNAHGVRRAAQRRLRAELGIPLEQVTPEEISYLTRIHYKARSDGIWGEHEIDYILFVRKNVTLNPDPNEIKSYCYVTQEELKQLLEKASKNEIKITPWFKLIAETFLFKWWDNLHNLNRFVDHEKIHRM
- the IDI1 gene encoding isopentenyl-diphosphate Delta-isomerase 1 isoform X2 — protein: MWRALCGFVAAVGGRGAARSHASRLPAGSLLGQEARADSPAGKRSTTAMPEVNTDNLDEQQVQLLAEMCILIDENDKKIGADTKKNCHLNENIDKGLLHRAFSVFLFNTEDKLLLQQRSDAKITFPDCFTNTCCSHPLSTPLELEENNAHGVRRAAQRRLRAELGIPLEQVTPEEISYLTRIHYKARSDGIWGEHEIDYILFVRKNVTLNPDPNEIKSYCYVTQEELKQLLEKASKNEIKITPWFKLIAETFLFKWWDNLHNLNRFVDHEKIHRM